Proteins co-encoded in one Acipenser ruthenus chromosome 3, fAciRut3.2 maternal haplotype, whole genome shotgun sequence genomic window:
- the fbxo32 gene encoding F-box only protein 32 — translation MPFLGQDWRSPGQCWVKTNDGWKKYSDEKKNNVADFSFCKAEEYYKENIFLAINYDAAVKKRKKDHLNNNTKIPYFHRDKWIYVHKGSTKERHGYCTLGEAFNRLDFSSAILDSRRFNYVVRLLELIAKSQLTSLSGIAQKNYMNILEKVVLKVLEDQQNIRLIKELLQSLYTSLCVLVQDMGKSVLVGNINMWVHRMENILHWQQQLNNIQISKPSSKGMTLIDLPMCLQLNIMQRLSDGRDIVSLGQASPTLNLLCEDRLLWKNLCQYHFSDRQIRKRLIMSDKGHQDWKKMYFKLLRCYPRKEQYVDTLQFCTHCHILFWKDTDHPCTANNTESCCIPISPQGFINLFKF, via the exons ATGCCATTTCTAGGACAAGACTGGAGATCGCCTGGTCAGTGCTGGGTTAAAACAAACGATGGATGGAAAAAATACTCGgatgaaaaaaagaacaatgttGCTGACTTCAG CTTCTGCAAGGCAGAGGAGTATTACAAAGAAAATATTTTCCTTGCTATAAATTATGATGCAGCAGTCAAGAAGAGAAAGAAGGACCATCTGAACAACAACACAAAGATTCCAT ATTTCCATCGGGATAAGTGGATATATGTGCACAAAGGAAGCACCAAAGAG CGACATGGCTATTGCACCTTGGGAGAAGCATTCAACCGGTTAGATTTTTCCAGTGCTATTTTGGATTCCAGACGATTTAATTATGTAGTTAGG CTGCTAGAGCTGATTGCAAAGTCCCAGCTAACGTCACTAAGTGGAATTGCACAGAAGAACTACATGAACATTCTGGAAAAAGTCGTTCTGAAAG TTCTTGAAGATCAGCAGAACATCCGTCTGATTAAGGAACTCCTGCAGTCCCTCTACACATCCCTCTGTGTCCTGGTACAAGACATGGGCAAGTCTGTGCTGGTGGGAAACATTAACATGTGGGTTCATCGGATGGAAAATATACTGCATTGGCAGCAGCAACTGAACAACATCCAGATAAGCAAG CCTTCCTCAAAGGGGATGACCCTCATTGACCTCCCAATGTGTTTACAACTGAACATCATGCAGAGGCTATCTGATGGGAGGGACATTGTCAGTCTGGGACAGGCATCACCGACACTGAATTTGCTCTGTGAAGACAGGCTTCTGTGGAAAAATCTCTGCCAGTACCACTTCTCTGACCGACAG ATCCGCAAACGTTTAATAATGTCTGACAAGGGACACCAGGACTGGAAGAAGATGTATTTCAAGCTGTTGAGATGTTACCCAAGAAAGGAGCAGTACGTTGACACGCTGCAGTTCTGTACACACTGCCACATCCTTTTCTGGAAG GACACAGACCACCCCTGTACAGCCAACAATACAGAGAGCTGCTGCATCCCTATCTCACCACAGGGCTTCATCAACCTGTTCAAATTCTAA